TCTAAATTAGACACTCTATCTTTAGAATTAGCGGATTTGAAATAAGATATCTTTAATGTTTTTTGAACTAGAAGATGGATTTTTAATTTTTTCTTTTCTTTTTTCAATAATGCATACATTCGATTATATATAAACTCATTGGTATGAGAATCAAGTTCACAACAAGTTAATTCAAATTTCAACCATCTATTTAAACCATATTTGCCATTTTTTATTTCCTCTAGGCGTAAAGATACACTATTATCATGATTAATTAATCTTTGAAAAATTTTTCGACTTAAAAGAAAGGGTTCATCAAAGTCTATTACGGCAAAGCGGCCATCTTTTAGTAAAACGATGTTACCATCATGAGAATCTTTGTATCCCATGCGTAGAATAAAATATGCCATTTGGATTTTTTGTTTTCTTTTACTTTCATTTGATAGTTTATTCCAAGTTTTTTGGGGATCTTTAGCTATTATCACTTTTTCTACAATAGCGACTGAATGAAGGTTAATATCATTAGCTTCAGTAATAATTAAGAATTTATTTGGTATATAGATTCGATCTAAGTTTTCTTCTACAGTAAAACCTTTAGCTCTTTGAGCAGATATAACTCTTTGGATTGATTCATCTATGTGATTTTTTGTTTCCTTTTGTGTTTTAATAAAAAAAGGTAGATTGGATTGGGTATAAGTATAATTTTCTGTATTGCTATAATCAACGTAGTTTTTAAGAAAATTGGTTACTTTTTTATTAATAATAGCTTGGTGAAGTTTTTTTGTTTCCTCTTGCGCACTCTCAAAGTAAGGATTTTCAGATGTAAGTATACAAGCGTTGACAAGTTTTTTTAAGGGGTACACCCATTGCGTTTTTGTAATAGTTGACTTAAATGGAGTGTAATTTGGTAAATCTAAACTATCTAAAGAAGTTTTTATCATAAAAAAGTTTTATTAACTATTATATGATAAAAACGTTAAAAAAACTATTAGATTTAAAGATAGTTATTATACGATTTGGCAATTCCAGTTATTAAGTTTTTTATACTTACCTTTTAATTTGAAGTAGTAATTGTGAATGCTAACAGTATTAAATGTTCTGCAATGACGTAAGTAATTAAAAACCTTGGGAGTATATTGTTAGGATTATATTTTGTTGATTAGATAGTTCATTCATCAATTTAATCGTTGTTTATTGTGCATTAAATCAATTCTTAAAGAAAATTATTTTTTTTATAATAAGGCTTTTCTTAAAGAAAGCTGTAAGTGCAATATAGAACGATAGTATTCTTTTAAAGGAAATGTAATTGATTTTTTTTAATCTTTCAAGAAAGTTTTAATTTTTTTAAAAGTTCAACATCGCTCGGTAATTGGTCCTCAATCCAATGTTTTTTTAAAATGGGTAAAAAAATAGTTGTGGCCCAATCTTTAATTTCAGATTTATTTTTATTAGCAAAAGCTTGTTTTATGGCAAACGAAAGAAACTTAACAAAGGCTAATTCTTTATCATATTTTAAATAATCATAGGCTTCTCGATCTTTGAGAATAATAGCTAATTTTTTTTGAATTTTTTCATGCTCTAGATTATCTATTTTTAAGCGAGATAATTCATTCGCAATTGCAATGAACTGACTTTTATGAGGAATATTTAACTCTAAAATAAAATGATAATAGATGTCGTGAAAAAAGAGTTGTAAACTTTTTGGGCCAATTCCACAACGATGTGTATAGGGAACATTAAATAAAGGGGAGGGTATAGTAAACATTCTTCCCCCTTTATCCATTGCAGAATCATCCTCAGAAAAACCAAATAAAAAATGTTGTTCTTCATAGGATGTAATCAAATTTTTTGCCGCTTTTAGAAAACTATTTATACTAAGTTCTGTAGAAATCAAAGACATTGTGCCTTGATAATTCTCCACTTTTTTAAAGCCGATACGAGAATTCGCGTCATAATAAACTAACATTTCCAAAGATTGAGTAGATTCATGCATAGTGTTATCAAAAGAGGATATGCTATATTCTAAAGCTGTTCTTTTGATAGGTGATAATTGTTTAACATCTTCTAGTAGTTTTGTTCTTTCTATAATTAATTCCTCTTCCTCTTTTCGATTTTTTTTTGGTAAAAGCGTAGTTTCAACATATAGGGGGAAATTTAGCTCAGTCAAGTACTCTTCCAAATTATGTTCATTTAATGTGACGACTTCAAAAGAAACGATATTATTTTTTTGCTTTTCAGTGATGATTTCCGTTAAGGTTTGCAAGGTCACTAATTCATCTAAATCAATTTTTTTATCTAAAAAGGCAATAATGGATAAGTAAGCTAAGGCTAGTGGATCAGATAAATAACGAGCATACCAATTTTCTAAGCGAATATCTTGTAAAAAATTAGAATAATTCTTTCTAAATTCAGGATTTTGACAGAAATTAATCATTGTGTGGTAAACGTTTTCCCTTTCTTTTGTATCTTTAAATAAAGGGTGTGAGAAAAATTCCTGAGACGAGACAATTGTTCCGCTTGGTAAAAGAAGAGTAGAATCTGAATGAATATAACTCTGTGAATTTAACGGAAAATAATCGCCAATTGTCATAAATAACCTTTAAGCCTTTTATGTAGAATAGATAAATTATAATAAGATTGAATAAACCTTTGACTTTTTAGAAAGGTCTTTTTTGGAAAAAGAGTAGCCAAAGATCTCCCTTTTTTTTAGTATAACTTGCTAAAAAGGAGCTCTCATGAAGAAAATCACAAAAAACTTTTCACAATTTTTTTTAAGTCTTTTATTTTCAAGTATTGTATTAAGTAGTTCTCTTATCCATGCAGCCACAGAAAAAAAAGAAAAAATTGAAGTTGCCGATCAATTATTAGAAAAAAATCAGAGTATTGAGGAAAAATATACCTTTGATTTTAAAGGACTGACCTTTGTTGGTTATCCAAATGTCTACTCACCAGTTATTTTTCCAGGGGCTAGTAAACAGGGAAAAATTCCTTTAAGGAAAGGGGATTCTTTTTTAGAAATGGGATGTGGAACTGGGATTTTTTCAATTCTGGCTGCTTTAGAGGGGGCGGATCGTGTTGTGGCAATTGATGTAAATCCAGACGCCGTAGCCAATACAAAAGAAAATGTACGCTTACATAACTTAGAAAAAACCATAACGGTTTTAGAAGGAGATATGTTTTCTCCATTAAATGAAAAGGATAAATTTGACGTTATATTTTTTAATATTCCTTTCTGTCATAAAAATTGTAATGTTGAAGATTTATCTATGTTAGGGAGAAGTTTATATGATCCGGAACACGATATTCTTTATAGATTTTTAAAGGAGGGAAAAAATCATCTAGCTCCTAAAGGAGTTATGATTTTAGGTTATTCAACTACACATGGGGACGTGCCTTTAATGATGGAGTGGGCGGAAAAATTTCATTGGGATGTACAGCTTATTCATAAAATCGGAGATGAGACTAAAGATTTTGTAACGGTGGAGATGTATAAATTTAGTCCAAAATAAATTATTATCCGTTTTATATCTCCTTTAATAAAAATTTATTAATTTTTGTTACTCTTCTGTTTTATTATTATTTTTTGTTTCTATGATTAATAAGACAGAAGACTTTCAAACTCAAATACCTTTTGGAGCATCAGCTGAAAATAAAGGAACTTTTGGGCAGTGGCAAGCATTTACTCAATTTATAAGTAGTTATTTAAGCTACTATAATAATCCTGAACATACAATAAATTTATGCTTATATTTCAATTCTCAATATTTAGTGAAAATTGCGGATAGTTCTATACGTAGAGTTTTCTCTAATACGATTTCTTTTAGTCCATTAAGAAAAGATCGTCTTAGTTATCATAGAGAATATGAAGAGGATAATGCCTTATTACAAAAACCTGGTAAAATCCTAGAATCTCTATTTCCAGAAGAATCTAAAGTTTTCTTTATTACTTGCGATTCTTATATTTCTTATTTAGAGCATAGGAAGTTCTTTGTTCAATTATCTTTAGATATAGAAGATAATAAAAAGAGAATTAAAAAAGCACTCACGGTTTATAATTCTTTAAAAGTTCATCAATTGCCAAAAAAAGTTTTTGTTTATTTTCATATCGATCAAGCTTTTGACTCTAATGTGAAAACAGAGCTAGCCACTGCTTTTGAAAAAGTAAAAAGGACAATAAAAAAATATCCTTTTAAGGCACCTGATTATAAATCTATCTTATTAAAAACTGCCGAAGTAGGCTTTCGGTGTATTATCGGTAGAGGTAGTCAAATACTTGTTGGTACTCCAGCATATTTACCCATTGTTGCTCAATCTGGTTCTACTCCAACGTTGCAACAATCAGCAAAAATTTATTCTTCGTTTATAGACCTTAGAAAAGTTTTTAAAATTGATCCTATTCCGATAAATAATTTTAGTAGACTAGAACAAGAACTCTTTTCTTTTAAAAACACAATAAATCTTTTAGATCAATTATCACAAAGTAAAAATCATAAGTATTTAAAAATTTTAAGTAATGCTCTAAGCAATATTCTAAATTTTTTCGACTTCACTTTTGCTGAAAAGAAAAGCCATGTTTCTTTTATCAATAGTTCAATTGAGCGGATAGAATATTTTGTGAAACAGATGGTTGTTCATAAAGACAATCTTTATCTTTTTGGAAATTATTTCGATTTATGTATTGAAGAAGTGAGCTTACTGAGTTTGTATAGCAAACCCTTTAATGATGGAGAACTTGAAACTTTCATTAAATCAGATCTTGTAAAGCCATGGCCTAAACCTGATCATGTGACGTTTAATAAGTCTGTGATGAACAGTTTAATTCAAATTATTTCCACTATTTTAAAAACGCAAGAATCAACTAATACTTCTATAGTTTTTTTTGAGGATATCTATTTCGAGATTAGAAATTACCTAATTGAAATGGGTTCGAGAAAGGATTCAGAGAATAAAAAATCTGTTTCAGTTTTTAAAGTAAACACAAAAAAGCAAGATAACTGGAAAGGAGTAATAAAAAAACTGAGTCGAAAAAAAATAAAGATAAATACTCTTTTTTTAGACATACACTCTTCATCGCAAGTGAATCGGGATGTTCAAAAAAATCATAACCTAGTTTCTATTATAGAAACTATGCGTAGAAAAAAAGTCTTAGAGGACCAATTTTTTTTATGTATCGATAATACCATTGGAACATGGGGAACCAATGAAATTAAAGTACTTCTCGATAAATATTTAAATGAAATTAACGATCAGCGCATGCATATTTTTATTTATCAAAGCGGGCAAAAATTAAATTTATTTGGATCAGATAAATTCAATTCTTGTGCCACACTTTTTTATAGTAAGAATCCACTCGTACAACACATCCAATCCAATTTAAATTATAACGATTTGGACTACCAAATGATGAGCTTAATTTATAAATGCACAAAAGCCCAAATCCAAAAATACGTTAAAAGAATAATAGTCAATACTGACCTTCTCTATTCCTTGCTAAAACCTCATGCCTATACAAAGGCAAGTAAAGCCTGGATTACTAGAAAAAAGGATAAAAGAAGTGTGTATATAGAGTTAACCTATCTTCGCAATTCTTGCTTTTTTAAGGAGTTTACATCAAGAATTTCTAGCAGTGAATCTATTGAGTTTCGCTCAAGTTTTGGCTATCGAACGACGACAACTACCTTTATTACGGCTAAGAAAGAACCGTGTGATGCTTTAAGAATCACTGTAGGTATTGAAGACCGTAAAAAAATAGAGGAAATTGCTGATTTCTTTCATGAAATTTTAATTTTCTGTAATAAATAAGTTTTTATAGATTTTAACAATTCTTTCTTTATTTTTTATGATATAATTAATGAATAAAGAAAAATTGTATTATTATGTCAATCAATAACGATTCTTTAAGTAATTCAGGAAATTTATCTTCTTCTAGTTCCTCAGCCGCCAATTCACCTTTAAAAAAAACGACTACAACAGCGTCCGTATCAGGAACTGCTATAGCGAAAATCTCTGTGTCAACTATAAATAGCAATAATAAGTCGACTCATTATAAGCCCGAAGAATTTTATGGAGGAGGGAAACCATACGATCCAAATGTTGGTGTTACAGAATTTTTAACGTTTTCCAAAATCCAAACTATATTTACTACATCGCTAGAGGAGCCCTTACCCTCTATTCCTGACAGTAATAAATTAAATATACGCACTTTAGATGAAAAAGAAATTGAAAATTTGCAAAACGTTATTGGTATCGGACTCAATGCTTTGCAAATTGAAACAGAAGAAGATAACAGGGAAGATATAGTATCTAATCAACTTGAAAAAATAGGCATACATCCTGATGAAGTGCAAATCTTATTGTCTAACCCTTTATCTTATGAAGAGTTGAGATATGTACTAAAATCTTTTTCAACAATCTTAAAAAATACTTTGATTACAAATGAAAATGAATTAGTGATAAATAGTGGTCAATTAAATACACAATTAAATGTAAAAACTCTTTTAAAAGTAATTGTAGAAAGTGTGCAATTATTTGATAATACGTCACAATCTTTACAAATTAAAATAGATAATCATAGTTTCGTTTTAATGAAAGACTTAAGCGCTGAGCAAAAAACCATACAAATTTTTCAAACGACTACCTTTGAAAAATTAGGAACTGGTACATATGGAGATGTGTATTCTTTAGTGCATTTGAATCAAGGAAGCCAAGTAGTAGCAAAAGTTGCTATGAGTGAAATAGATATAGATTTATTCAATGAGGTTAAAATATTAAATCATATCTACTCTAATGTAGATCACCCACCACCCGGTATATCTTTGCCACAAATTGGTTTTTTTAAAGATGTTAATTATTTTCCGGCATTAATCTTACATAAATATGATGGAAGTTCTTTGAATAACTTTTTTAAAACAAATACATATAGGCAACTACCTCTCAGCGATAAATTAAAAGGAATTGCTTCTATTTGTGAAGGGGTTAGATATCTTCATTCTATAGGTGTAATACATGGGGACATAAAGCCCAGAAACATTTTAGTGAATAAACAACCCTTACAATTTTTTATTGCAGATTTTGGAGGATCCATTAATATAAGTGACGAAATGATTAGAAAAAAAGTTGAAGGTAAAATTGATATACCTTCAAGTTTTACTTTGAACTATGCCACCTCGAGCTATATTGAAGATTTGAAACAGGCAAGAAAAGAGGCTAATTATGAAAAATGGACCGAATTGCGCTTAAAAGCAGATATTTTTGCTTTAGGATTAGTTATTTTTAAAATGTTAACTGGTAAAAAAGCTTATCCGGGAACGGCATCCATTGGGGGGCAAATACCTGATTTTTATCAACTAATCCCTAAAGAATTACCCAAAGAAAGTGCTGACATACTTTTGAATATGTTAAATCCTGATTATAAACAACGTGAAGGGGATATGGATAAGATTGTTGCGGCCTTTACGAATTTTTAATAATACCTGCTTGTATAAGGGATTGAGCTAATGCATCAATTTTTTTTGAATCCAATGAGTTTCGTAATGTGAGTTTTCTGGCTTGATTAAATAATTGGTAAAGTTCGTTCCAAGCATCAGAATCATTTTCATTCTCAGCTTCATTGGCACAAGTTTTGATCCAATTCTCTAAATTAGCGTTTGTTATTTTATCTTTTAAATTTAATTCTTCTGTTAACATTTTGAAATCATCAGTCGTAAAATTTCTTTTATCTATTAAACGATAAAAAACTTTATAGCTTGTGGATAAATCTCCCAATTGTTTAGAGAGCTTTTCAGAACGTTTGACCAAACCGCTGTCAAAAGTAACTTTTTGATAGGGTAGTTCAGGAGGAATAGGATTCATAGTACCTCAAAATTTAATTAATAATAGCATAGTTATTATTATAGTACAATTTTATTAAATTAACTTTTATTAAGTTTATAGATTTAATTTAATATTATTATTTGAATTGAATTATTTAAGATTTAGGCGATAGAAGGAAGTATTCACGTGCCGAAAGTCTTAGTACAGCCATTTTAGTTATGGTAAAAACAAAATTCCTTAAATGAGGAAGAGTCTGCCCAATAAATTCTTTTAAAAGATCTATCTTCATTTCTAAAGACGGCCAAATAGTATGGTAACATTTCTCCCCAATTAAGGTTTGAAAAAAATTCGAGGTGTCCATGATGTAATAGTCTTCCATATTCTCGCTTCCAAGGTTTACTACCCCTTTTTCCAATTTTAAACATACATATAAAATGTATTTATCAGAAAAATATAAATCTTCTTTAGTACATACAGTTATTCTAGGAGGTGAATTAGGTGTACAATCTAGTAAACTATTTTTATACTTTTGGGTTAAATGACCAAATCTAATTTGAAATAGTTTATGTCCTAAACTCTTGGCTAACGGGTTCCAGCTTCCAAACCGTTCAGGAATATTATCAGCCTTTCGAAAAGAATTTTCAGTAATCTTTGGTTTATTTCGGAAAGATTTTTTAGAAGGAAAACCAATAATCGTTTTATATTCTTCATCACTTTCCCAAAGGATTGGATCAGTTCTACATGTTTTGGCATTTTTTCCAGTTAAATAATGATAGGCGTGAACGAGTTCGTGAAAAAAAATTACATAAAAAGGAGTAGGCCTGATTTCCCCATTTATTGTATAAAATAGGCTATTTTGAAAGGTTAGAGTAATAACGACGATCTTTTTATTTTTAAAATAGATCGCTTGATTTTCATTGCTTTTTGTAAGATAGATTGTTCCTATAAGATCTTCAATTTTCTCCAGAAGCCTTTGACCAATTGGATTTTTTTGGATTAATTGAAAGGATGGAAGTAATTCATAGTATAAAGATTCTCCGTGTTCACTTGGATATACAATATTGTCATGTATTTCAAATGGATCTCTTTGCCAAGATTCTAGTCTATTTTCAAAAGAAAAGGTATTCATACAAAAGAAAAGACGTATTATTATCAGACCTATTATGTCACAAAGTGAGTTTTTTTTCTAATATATAAATAACTTATAGTTAATGATTTAAATTATTTATCTTGAAAGCAGGATCTTTTGATATAATAATATAAAAGATTTCAAAACTTAAATGAGGTTTATATGAATATTGATAAATTGTCTGATGTTCCCGTTCTTCGAGAACTCCCTCAAGTGGTAGCTAAGCATGCCGGTGAATCTACTACTTTATCTCCAATTTTTAATCAAGTTGTGCAAAATTTAACGGAATTAAATGTTGAAACTAAGAATTTAAACGAGCTTAAAACAGAGATTAGTGGAAAAAAAGTCATTCAAGAAAAAAATGAATCTCTTGAAGAAGAATTTCAAACAGCTGAAGATCTAGAAAAAAGATTACAACTTAAAGAGCAAATTCACCAAAATAATTCAAAGTTATCTAATCTCGAAACCATTGAAAATAAGTATAAAGAACAAGAAAAAGCATTCACTAAATCCTATAATAAAGCAAAAACGGAATTTAGAGCGCACGAAAAAGAATTTAATAAACTCTTTGAAAAAGAAAAAAAACTTTTACTAGAAGAAAATAATCAACTAGAAGAGCAATTTAGCAACGCCGAAGATTTAGAACAAAGGCTTAAACTAAAAGAAAAAATACATCGAAATGAGGCAACTATTAAAGATATTGATAAGGAGCTTACAAACCTAGAGCAATATTTTGAAAGAAAAAGCTAAAGTTAATCATAAGTTAATTAAAATTTTATGAAATGCTAATACAGCACGGCTACACTATCTTTAATTTTTAAAGATGAAAAGGTTATTTATGATCGATAATAATGTATCTGTGCAACAGCTGAACTTGCCGTATGATAATAAAAGTTTAAGAACCGAAAAATTAGATCAAATAGAAAAAGATTTAGCAGAAAAAAAGATTCCTTTACACCCTTATCCAGTAGTTCCCCAAGTAACTTATCCCATTATCGAAGAAAATAGAGAAAAATTTATCCAATTTTGTGAAGAAAATCTGCAAGAAACACAGGCAGAAATCTTGAAAAAGATGGCTTTTAATGTACAACACATCAGTTTTCCAATTTTTCAAAAAGAATTAAAGCATGTTATAGAGATTTTAAATAAAGAATTAAAAGGAATGAATAATCCTAAATATTCACTCGGATTTGTTATAAAAAAAAGTAATCAATGGGTTTCAAGTCTAGCTCTTCCTTACTTAAATTATTTACCCTCCGATTGGTTTACCCCAAATATTAATTTTGCCGTTGGACAACATGCAAAAGCTGACTTTAGAAAGAAAATAGATACGATTAAAGAAAAAATAGTAGTTGTTATTGATGATTGTAGTTATTCAGGAGAGCAGTTAAAAAATTCTTTAGAAAAAATCACAAATCAAGGGTTTAAAGTTTTTGCAGTAGTTCCTTTCATGTCAAATTGCGCTATCGATAAACTTAAATCGATCAACGTTCAAATAATAACCAGTGATATTCGAATCCCTACTGTTCATGAGCTGTTTAGTGAAGGGGAAGTCAATCAACTTAAGGAAGTGAATATAGTAAAGGAAGGGTTTAAAGTTTTTAGTTTAAAAGGGGCTTTTAATAAAGGAGTTACATTAACCTATACAGATTGGCGCATTCCTGACCCTCAATCTTTTGTATCTGATTTTGGAGATACACTTAAAATTCCTT
This DNA window, taken from Candidatus Rubidus massiliensis, encodes the following:
- the prmA_2 gene encoding Ribosomal protein L11 methyltransferase yields the protein MKKITKNFSQFFLSLLFSSIVLSSSLIHAATEKKEKIEVADQLLEKNQSIEEKYTFDFKGLTFVGYPNVYSPVIFPGASKQGKIPLRKGDSFLEMGCGTGIFSILAALEGADRVVAIDVNPDAVANTKENVRLHNLEKTITVLEGDMFSPLNEKDKFDVIFFNIPFCHKNCNVEDLSMLGRSLYDPEHDILYRFLKEGKNHLAPKGVMILGYSTTHGDVPLMMEWAEKFHWDVQLIHKIGDETKDFVTVEMYKFSPK
- the spkA gene encoding Serine/threonine-protein kinase A; this translates as MSINNDSLSNSGNLSSSSSSAANSPLKKTTTTASVSGTAIAKISVSTINSNNKSTHYKPEEFYGGGKPYDPNVGVTEFLTFSKIQTIFTTSLEEPLPSIPDSNKLNIRTLDEKEIENLQNVIGIGLNALQIETEEDNREDIVSNQLEKIGIHPDEVQILLSNPLSYEELRYVLKSFSTILKNTLITNENELVINSGQLNTQLNVKTLLKVIVESVQLFDNTSQSLQIKIDNHSFVLMKDLSAEQKTIQIFQTTTFEKLGTGTYGDVYSLVHLNQGSQVVAKVAMSEIDIDLFNEVKILNHIYSNVDHPPPGISLPQIGFFKDVNYFPALILHKYDGSSLNNFFKTNTYRQLPLSDKLKGIASICEGVRYLHSIGVIHGDIKPRNILVNKQPLQFFIADFGGSINISDEMIRKKVEGKIDIPSSFTLNYATSSYIEDLKQARKEANYEKWTELRLKADIFALGLVIFKMLTGKKAYPGTASIGGQIPDFYQLIPKELPKESADILLNMLNPDYKQREGDMDKIVAAFTNF